A part of Maridesulfovibrio hydrothermalis AM13 = DSM 14728 genomic DNA contains:
- a CDS encoding PLP-dependent aminotransferase family protein: MPVQFADRMSTVHRSFIREILKVTQDQSIISFAGGLPNPELFPVADLKAAAVDVMQEAGPQSMQYSTTEGFEPLRQYIADRYKKVKGIDVSADEILITSGSQQCLDLLGKVFLNSGDNVLIERPGYLGAIQSFSMFQSNFLTVGLEEDGPDLTELEKLLNENESKIFYAVTNFQNPSGLTYSPEKRQGVADLLRGRDILFVEDDPYGELRFMGESYQPVVRGYLKENGILLGSFSKVAAPGFRLGWMVCSGEMRDKMIIAKQASDLHTSTFAQRVIHRYVTDNSLDEHIEKIRARYGSQRDVMVKAIEAHFPEEVKVTRPEGGMFLWATLPESMSSMDLFDEAIKNKVAFVPGRPFYVDGSGENTFRLNFSNADEASIEEGIKRLGDGIKDFLSR, encoded by the coding sequence ATGCCTGTTCAATTCGCTGACCGTATGTCCACAGTTCACAGATCTTTTATCCGTGAGATCCTTAAAGTAACTCAAGACCAGTCCATTATATCCTTTGCAGGCGGCCTGCCCAATCCTGAACTGTTTCCAGTGGCGGACCTTAAAGCTGCAGCTGTTGATGTCATGCAGGAAGCCGGACCGCAGTCCATGCAATATTCCACTACAGAAGGATTTGAACCTCTGCGTCAGTATATTGCTGACCGCTATAAAAAAGTAAAAGGCATTGATGTCAGTGCTGATGAAATTCTGATTACTTCCGGATCGCAGCAGTGTCTCGATCTGCTCGGAAAGGTTTTCCTGAACTCCGGAGATAACGTTCTCATCGAACGCCCGGGATATCTCGGTGCGATTCAGTCTTTTTCCATGTTTCAGTCAAATTTTCTGACCGTCGGGCTTGAAGAAGACGGTCCGGACCTCACAGAACTTGAAAAATTACTTAACGAAAACGAAAGTAAAATATTCTACGCTGTAACAAACTTTCAGAACCCGTCCGGCCTGACCTACAGTCCTGAAAAACGTCAGGGCGTTGCAGATCTTTTGCGGGGACGGGACATTCTTTTTGTTGAAGATGACCCATACGGCGAGCTTCGTTTCATGGGTGAGTCCTACCAGCCGGTTGTGCGCGGATACCTCAAAGAGAACGGAATTCTGCTCGGATCTTTCTCTAAAGTGGCAGCACCGGGTTTCCGTCTCGGATGGATGGTCTGCTCCGGTGAAATGCGCGACAAAATGATCATTGCCAAACAGGCTTCCGACCTGCACACCAGCACCTTTGCGCAGCGTGTGATCCACCGCTACGTCACTGACAATTCCTTAGATGAGCACATTGAAAAGATTCGCGCCCGTTACGGAAGCCAGCGCGATGTAATGGTTAAAGCCATTGAAGCCCACTTCCCTGAAGAAGTAAAAGTCACCCGCCCTGAAGGCGGCATGTTCCTCTGGGCGACCCTGCCTGAATCCATGTCCTCTATGGACCTTTTTGATGAGGCGATTAAAAACAAAGTTGCCTTTGTTCCCGGACGTCCCTTCTACGTGGACGGATCAGGAGAAAACACCTTCCGCCTCAACTTCTCCAATGCTGATGAAGCGAGCATAGAAGAAGGCATCAAAAGACTCGGTGACGGAATCAAAGATTTCCTTTCACGCTAA